The following proteins come from a genomic window of Gloeomargarita sp. SRBZ-1_bins_9:
- a CDS encoding RNA-binding protein hfq has product MHELDTGLPSVRQVQMFIKDKTGVEVKLTTGDLLHGQIVWQDPYYFRLVTGQQEGFLLHRSHVVYIKG; this is encoded by the coding sequence ATGCACGAATTGGATACGGGCTTGCCTAGTGTACGGCAGGTACAGATGTTTATCAAAGACAAGACCGGGGTGGAGGTGAAATTGACCACCGGAGACCTCCTACACGGTCAGATTGTTTGGCAAGACCCCTACTACTTCCGTCTGGTCACGGGTCAGCAGGAGGGCTTTTTACTGCACCGCTCCCACGTGGTCTATATCAAGGGCTAA
- a CDS encoding heterodisulfide reductase-related iron-sulfur binding cluster, whose translation MTSPGFDHHHPPSQAIIDTCVHCGFCLTTCPSYRVLGTEMDSPRGRIYQMNAILQGDIGLAATTVRHFDSCLGCLACVTACPSGVRYDQLIAATRAQIQRQYRRPWAEQLVRTVLFQLLPYPERLRLVAPVLWLYQRAGLNRWLLPMLRRFFPSLAAMAELLPPLTLQQLLPRPWPTVLPAQGERRYRVGVILGCVQRLFNPDVNAATVRVLRAVGCEVVIPPQQGCCGALPCHQGETHQAQALARWMIDCFRFTELDAIVINASGCGHTLKEYGHLLAEDAEYRDLAVAFSQRVRDVQEFLAAIEFPVPLHPLRDRPLTLVYQDACHLLHGQNISWQPRQLLRRIPGVELRDPIDAALCCGSAGVYNFLQPETAAELGRQKVTHLLNTGAQVIASANIGCTVQIQHYLRERGTAVPVYHPVQLLDRSLRHLPLEDVPGPCQGDLVRR comes from the coding sequence ATGACGTCCCCCGGTTTTGACCACCACCATCCCCCGTCCCAAGCCATCATTGACACCTGTGTTCACTGCGGGTTTTGTTTGACTACCTGCCCCAGTTACCGGGTGCTGGGGACGGAGATGGATTCCCCGCGGGGGCGCATTTACCAGATGAACGCCATCCTTCAGGGGGACATCGGTTTGGCAGCCACGACGGTCCGTCATTTCGACAGTTGTCTGGGGTGTTTAGCCTGTGTAACGGCCTGTCCCTCGGGAGTGCGCTACGACCAATTAATTGCGGCCACCCGCGCCCAAATCCAGCGGCAGTACCGGCGGCCCTGGGCGGAACAACTGGTGCGCACTGTGCTCTTTCAACTGCTGCCTTATCCGGAACGGCTACGGTTGGTGGCCCCGGTCCTGTGGTTGTACCAACGCGCGGGACTCAACCGTTGGCTGCTGCCGATGTTGCGGCGGTTTTTCCCTTCCCTGGCGGCGATGGCCGAACTTCTGCCCCCCCTAACGCTCCAGCAACTGTTGCCTCGCCCCTGGCCCACCGTATTACCGGCGCAGGGGGAACGGCGTTACCGGGTGGGGGTGATCCTGGGGTGCGTCCAGCGCCTGTTCAACCCCGATGTGAATGCCGCGACGGTGCGGGTGCTGCGGGCGGTGGGGTGTGAGGTGGTGATTCCGCCCCAACAGGGGTGTTGTGGGGCCTTGCCCTGTCACCAGGGGGAAACCCACCAAGCCCAGGCCCTAGCCCGCTGGATGATTGACTGCTTCCGGTTTACTGAACTGGACGCCATTGTCATCAACGCCTCCGGGTGCGGCCATACCCTCAAGGAGTACGGGCACCTGCTGGCCGAGGACGCAGAATATCGGGACCTGGCCGTTGCTTTCAGTCAGCGGGTCCGAGATGTCCAAGAATTTCTAGCGGCTATCGAATTTCCGGTACCCCTGCACCCCCTGCGGGACCGGCCCCTTACCCTGGTCTATCAGGACGCCTGTCACCTACTCCATGGTCAAAACATCAGTTGGCAGCCCCGGCAATTGCTGCGCCGGATTCCGGGGGTGGAACTGCGCGACCCGATCGATGCCGCCCTGTGTTGTGGCAGCGCCGGCGTGTACAACTTCTTGCAACCGGAAACGGCGGCGGAACTGGGCCGGCAGAAAGTGACCCATTTACTCAATACCGGTGCCCAGGTGATTGCCTCCGCCAACATCGGCTGTACGGTACAAATCCAGCACTACCTGCGGGAGCGGGGGACCGCCGTCCCTGTCTATCATCCGGTACAGTTGCTGGACCGTTCCCTGCGCCACCTACCGCTGGAGGATGTCCCGGGGCCGTGCCAGGGTGATCTGGTTCGACGGTAG
- a CDS encoding 5-(carboxyamino)imidazole ribonucleotide synthase, whose product MATTVGVLGGGQLAWMLAQAARDLHLPLWVQTPDPQAPAIPLAAGAIIAPLEDRSGLTRLFQQCNVITFENEFINLEVLAEVALPTTRFCPRLDSLAPLLDKYRQRCYAQELGIPMPDFWCLRPGEPPPVLPLVVKARRYGYDGLGTRMVHTAAELEPLWRAWPVTDVLAEAYVPFVQELAMVAARNRQGEVAFYPLAWTQQVNQVCRWVYAPAPVPAAVTTAIAHYTQTLLTALDYQGVLATEWFYLADGRVLLNEIAPRTHNSGHYTLEACVTSQFHQHLRAITGQPLGSTAMQTAGALMVNLLGYETATCDYRQQREQLAQWGRVYWYGKSQARPGRKLGHITLLDVAPTAIAQWVERVEEVWSGGRPALNLVQ is encoded by the coding sequence ATGGCAACAACGGTTGGGGTCTTAGGCGGAGGCCAACTGGCGTGGATGCTGGCCCAGGCAGCGCGGGATTTACATCTACCTCTGTGGGTGCAAACCCCGGACCCGCAAGCGCCGGCGATTCCTTTGGCGGCTGGGGCCATCATTGCCCCCCTGGAGGACCGCAGTGGTCTAACCCGGCTCTTTCAGCAGTGTAATGTCATTACGTTTGAAAATGAATTCATCAACCTGGAAGTGCTGGCGGAGGTGGCTCTGCCCACGACCCGTTTTTGCCCCCGTTTAGACAGTTTGGCGCCCCTGTTGGACAAATACCGCCAGCGTTGCTACGCCCAGGAGTTAGGGATTCCCATGCCGGATTTTTGGTGTTTGAGGCCGGGAGAACCTCCGCCTGTATTGCCCCTGGTGGTCAAGGCGCGCCGCTATGGCTACGACGGTTTGGGTACCCGCATGGTTCATACGGCGGCGGAACTGGAACCACTCTGGCGGGCGTGGCCGGTAACGGATGTGTTGGCGGAAGCTTACGTGCCTTTTGTCCAGGAGTTGGCGATGGTGGCGGCCCGCAATCGGCAGGGGGAGGTGGCCTTTTATCCCCTGGCTTGGACACAGCAGGTCAACCAGGTGTGTCGCTGGGTCTATGCGCCGGCGCCGGTGCCCGCTGCGGTGACCACGGCCATTGCCCACTACACCCAAACCCTGCTTACGGCCTTGGACTATCAGGGGGTGTTGGCGACGGAGTGGTTTTATCTGGCGGATGGGCGTGTGCTGCTTAATGAAATTGCTCCCCGCACCCACAACTCAGGGCATTATACGCTGGAGGCCTGTGTGACGTCCCAATTCCACCAACACCTGCGGGCGATTACCGGACAACCCCTGGGCAGTACGGCAATGCAGACAGCTGGGGCGTTGATGGTCAACCTGCTGGGCTATGAAACGGCCACCTGTGATTATCGGCAGCAACGGGAACAACTGGCCCAATGGGGTCGGGTTTATTGGTACGGGAAAAGCCAGGCGCGACCGGGGCGGAAATTGGGGCATATAACCCTGTTAGATGTGGCGCCAACGGCCATTGCCCAGTGGGTGGAACGGGTGGAGGAGGTGTGGTCCGGTGGTCGGCCTGCCCTAAATTTGGTACAGTAA
- a CDS encoding ribonuclease H family protein, whose protein sequence is MTRHKVYVVWQGRQPGIYRCWDECWAQVAGYSGAQYKSYPDWERALQAFQQGPEAQPAATYIQPSYAVDGACSGNPGVMEYRGINTVTGEEIFRRGPYPWGTNNIAEFLALVTALQWCAKQGCDWPIYSDSQIALNWVRRKRCGSQLPLPGDHPLRQEIQAAEQWLQTHTYPNPLYKWDTERWGQIPADFGRK, encoded by the coding sequence ATGACGCGCCATAAGGTGTACGTGGTGTGGCAGGGGCGACAACCGGGAATCTACCGGTGCTGGGATGAGTGTTGGGCGCAGGTGGCGGGCTATAGCGGTGCCCAGTACAAGAGTTATCCCGATTGGGAAAGGGCGCTGCAGGCGTTTCAGCAGGGACCGGAGGCGCAACCAGCGGCTACGTACATCCAACCCAGTTACGCGGTGGACGGGGCCTGTTCCGGCAATCCGGGGGTGATGGAGTACCGGGGGATCAATACGGTCACGGGGGAAGAAATTTTCCGGCGTGGGCCATACCCCTGGGGGACCAACAACATTGCCGAATTTTTGGCCTTGGTCACGGCCCTGCAGTGGTGTGCCAAACAGGGGTGTGACTGGCCGATTTATTCCGACTCGCAAATTGCCCTGAACTGGGTGCGGCGCAAACGCTGTGGGAGTCAGTTGCCCCTGCCGGGAGACCATCCCCTGCGCCAGGAGATCCAGGCGGCGGAACAGTGGCTACAAACCCATACCTATCCCAACCCCCTGTATAAATGGGATACGGAGCGCTGGGGGCAAATACCTGCGGACTTTGGTCGGAAATAA
- a CDS encoding aspartate kinase, which translates to MGLIVQKYGGTSVANIERIQAVARRILQTVEGGHQVVVVVSAMGHTTDELIALAKAVNPQPSPREMDMLLSTGEQVSIALVAMALEALGQPAISLTGTQVGIITEADHGRARILHIPTDRIRQELDQGKVVVVAGFQGISSSRTLEITTLGRGGSDTSAVAIAAAMGADVCEIYTDVPGILTTDPRIVPEAQVLPQVTCEEMLELASLGAKVLHPRAVEIARNFGVPVVVRSSWTEEPGTRLLTPERRTIPHRDLEVARLVDGVELDDQQAKVALCNVPDRPGIAAQLFGALAEAEINVDLIIQSIQAGETNDIAFTVQRADIDQAERVVRRLIQAWGDPVTCHIAAAMAKVSIVGAGMVGRPGVAAAMFSALGEAGINIDLISTSEIKVSCLVELANATQAVRVLSSSFKVPVLPPPQETKDPTPVRGAALDDQQARLGIRRVPDRPGSAACIFLALAQARVSVDMIIQSERVTWIDGQPTKDIAFTIHQEEVERAKAALAPALAKLNCTELLVDENIAKVSVVGSGMVRQPGVAARMFASLGQAGINIQMIATSEIKISCLVSRSQGKQALQLVHRGFALDRTPSSIEYGRGG; encoded by the coding sequence ATGGGATTGATCGTGCAAAAGTACGGCGGCACGTCCGTTGCGAACATTGAGCGTATCCAGGCGGTGGCCCGGCGGATTCTCCAGACGGTGGAAGGGGGGCACCAGGTGGTGGTGGTGGTCTCGGCCATGGGCCACACCACGGATGAATTGATCGCCCTGGCCAAGGCGGTGAATCCCCAGCCGTCCCCCCGGGAGATGGACATGTTGCTCTCGACCGGGGAGCAGGTCAGTATTGCTCTGGTGGCGATGGCGTTGGAGGCGTTGGGGCAACCGGCGATTTCCTTGACAGGAACCCAGGTGGGTATCATCACCGAAGCTGACCATGGCCGCGCCCGCATCTTGCACATCCCCACCGACCGAATTCGCCAGGAATTGGACCAGGGCAAGGTGGTGGTGGTGGCCGGGTTCCAGGGCATCAGCAGCAGCCGCACTTTGGAAATCACGACGCTGGGGCGGGGGGGGTCGGATACGTCAGCGGTGGCCATCGCGGCGGCCATGGGGGCGGATGTGTGCGAGATTTACACGGATGTGCCGGGGATTTTGACCACCGACCCGCGCATTGTCCCGGAGGCCCAGGTGCTGCCCCAGGTGACCTGTGAAGAGATGTTGGAGTTGGCCAGTCTGGGGGCCAAGGTGTTGCACCCGCGCGCGGTGGAAATTGCCCGCAATTTTGGGGTGCCAGTGGTGGTGCGCTCCAGTTGGACGGAGGAACCGGGAACCCGCCTGCTCACGCCGGAACGCCGCACCATTCCCCACCGGGATTTGGAGGTGGCCCGTCTGGTGGATGGGGTCGAACTGGATGACCAGCAGGCTAAAGTGGCCCTGTGCAATGTGCCGGACCGACCGGGAATTGCCGCCCAGTTGTTTGGGGCGCTGGCGGAGGCGGAGATTAACGTGGATTTGATCATCCAGTCCATCCAGGCGGGGGAGACTAATGATATTGCCTTTACGGTGCAGCGGGCGGATATTGACCAGGCCGAACGGGTAGTGCGCCGGTTGATCCAGGCTTGGGGGGACCCGGTGACCTGTCATATCGCGGCGGCCATGGCCAAGGTGAGTATTGTGGGGGCGGGGATGGTGGGCCGACCGGGGGTGGCGGCAGCCATGTTCAGTGCCCTGGGGGAAGCCGGCATCAACATTGATTTGATCTCCACATCCGAAATCAAGGTGAGTTGTCTGGTGGAGTTGGCCAACGCGACCCAGGCAGTACGAGTGCTCAGCAGCAGTTTCAAGGTGCCGGTCCTGCCGCCGCCCCAGGAAACCAAGGACCCAACGCCGGTGCGGGGGGCTGCCCTGGATGACCAGCAGGCGCGGTTAGGCATTCGTCGGGTGCCGGATCGGCCCGGCTCGGCGGCGTGTATTTTTTTGGCCTTGGCCCAGGCGCGGGTGAGTGTGGATATGATCATCCAGTCGGAGCGGGTGACCTGGATTGATGGCCAGCCCACAAAAGACATCGCCTTCACCATTCACCAGGAGGAGGTGGAGCGGGCAAAGGCGGCCCTGGCACCGGCTTTAGCTAAGCTCAATTGCACGGAACTCCTGGTGGATGAAAACATTGCCAAAGTCAGCGTCGTGGGCAGCGGCATGGTGCGGCAACCGGGGGTGGCGGCACGAATGTTTGCCAGCCTGGGCCAGGCGGGGATCAATATCCAGATGATCGCCACGTCGGAGATTAAAATTAGCTGCCTGGTGAGCCGCTCCCAGGGGAAACAGGCGCTGCAATTGGTGCACCGGGGCTTTGCCCTGGATCGGACCCCAAGTTCGATAGAATACGGTAGGGGGGGGTGA
- a CDS encoding PQQ-dependent sugar dehydrogenase, which produces MRYRWVAGLLAAGLLGCQVHSQPEPSPSPVPPRYRVVPLLGGLERPWGMVWLPNGDMLITERPGRLRWVQGGVLRPEPVPGIPPVLNLGQGGLLDIALHPCFPNPAWVYFTYAQGTPQANRTVVGRGTWQNGRLTQVREIFRVAQTKERTQHFGSRLAWLPDLTLLVSIGDGGNPPISYRGQLIRQQAQNPRSHLGKVLRLRPDGTAPTDNPLGAKAAPEVWTLGNRNIQGLAVDIVTGQVWATEHGAKGGDEVNRLEAGKNYGWPLVTHSREYSGEEITPHRSLPGMVDPAWVWPGTVAPSGLAIYRGEQFPQWQGQLLAGGLQSRAVHRLEVQADGRVQERERIAIGRRVRDVRVGPDGLVYVLTDEENGQLLRIEPVP; this is translated from the coding sequence ATGCGGTATCGCTGGGTGGCGGGGTTGCTGGCAGCCGGTTTGCTGGGGTGTCAGGTGCATTCCCAACCGGAACCTTCGCCATCGCCGGTGCCGCCTCGTTACCGGGTGGTTCCCCTGCTTGGGGGGCTAGAGCGTCCCTGGGGGATGGTCTGGTTGCCCAATGGGGATATGTTGATTACGGAGCGACCAGGGCGTTTGCGCTGGGTGCAAGGGGGGGTTTTGCGACCGGAACCGGTGCCGGGGATACCGCCGGTGTTGAACCTGGGTCAGGGGGGATTGCTGGACATCGCTTTGCACCCTTGTTTCCCCAATCCCGCCTGGGTGTATTTCACCTATGCCCAAGGCACCCCCCAGGCCAATCGCACGGTCGTGGGGCGGGGGACCTGGCAAAATGGGCGTTTGACCCAGGTGCGGGAGATTTTTCGGGTGGCCCAGACCAAGGAACGCACCCAACATTTCGGTTCCCGTCTGGCCTGGCTGCCGGATTTGACGCTGCTGGTGAGTATTGGGGACGGGGGCAACCCACCCATCAGTTACAGGGGGCAGTTGATCCGCCAGCAGGCCCAAAACCCTCGCAGTCACCTGGGCAAGGTTTTACGTCTGCGGCCCGATGGCACAGCACCGACGGATAATCCCTTGGGAGCCAAAGCGGCGCCGGAGGTCTGGACCCTGGGTAACCGGAATATCCAGGGGTTGGCGGTGGATATCGTAACGGGGCAGGTGTGGGCTACAGAACATGGGGCCAAAGGGGGGGATGAGGTCAATCGCCTGGAGGCGGGGAAAAACTATGGCTGGCCCCTGGTGACCCACAGCCGCGAGTACAGCGGGGAGGAAATTACCCCCCACCGGTCGCTGCCGGGGATGGTGGACCCCGCCTGGGTCTGGCCGGGAACGGTGGCCCCGTCCGGGTTGGCCATTTACCGGGGTGAACAGTTTCCCCAGTGGCAGGGGCAGTTGCTGGCGGGGGGCTTGCAGTCCCGGGCGGTGCATCGCTTGGAAGTGCAGGCAGACGGTAGGGTGCAGGAGCGAGAACGAATTGCCATCGGTCGGCGGGTGCGGGATGTGCGGGTAGGACCAGACGGCCTGGTTTATGTGCTCACCGATGAGGAGAACGGTCAACTGTTACGCATTGAACCCGTCCCCTGA
- a CDS encoding heme o synthase — protein MQIAGDTKGWGRVRDYLQLTKPRIILLLLVTTAGAIWLASQGHPDPNILLTTLVTGAMAAGAANTINCLYDRDIDQVMTRTQNRPLPAGRITPTQALVFAVVLAVGALLMQGWRVNWVSALLEWAGIGVYVLVYTHWLKRSSPQNIVIGGAAGAIPPLVGWAAVTGTLAPCAWILFAIVFIWTPPHFWALALMLQKDYAQVGVPMLPVVAGAESTAQQILLYTLLLVPTSLLLVYPCGAVGGLYALVALLLGGIFLYRVLQLFDQPQDVQRARGVFKYSILYLLLLSLGMGLDRWSPVQSWQQWLVQKALTFWG, from the coding sequence ATGCAAATAGCCGGAGATACAAAGGGCTGGGGGCGTGTGCGGGATTATCTGCAACTGACCAAACCCCGGATTATTCTGCTGCTATTGGTCACGACCGCCGGGGCCATCTGGCTGGCATCCCAAGGGCACCCGGACCCGAACATCCTGCTAACCACCTTGGTTACGGGAGCGATGGCGGCGGGGGCAGCGAATACTATCAATTGCCTATACGACCGGGACATTGACCAAGTGATGACCCGCACGCAAAACCGTCCCCTGCCGGCTGGGCGGATTACCCCTACCCAGGCGTTGGTCTTTGCCGTGGTGCTGGCGGTGGGGGCGCTCCTGATGCAGGGCTGGCGGGTTAACTGGGTCAGTGCGCTTCTGGAATGGGCCGGCATCGGGGTGTATGTGCTGGTCTACACCCACTGGTTGAAGCGCTCCAGTCCCCAAAACATCGTCATTGGCGGGGCGGCAGGGGCGATTCCCCCCCTGGTGGGCTGGGCGGCGGTCACGGGTACCTTAGCCCCCTGTGCCTGGATTTTGTTTGCCATCGTGTTTATTTGGACGCCGCCCCATTTCTGGGCCTTGGCGCTGATGCTCCAGAAGGATTACGCTCAGGTGGGGGTGCCCATGTTGCCGGTAGTGGCGGGTGCTGAATCCACAGCCCAACAGATTCTGCTTTACACGCTGCTGCTGGTGCCCACCAGTCTGCTGCTGGTGTATCCCTGCGGGGCGGTGGGGGGGCTGTATGCCCTGGTGGCCCTGTTGCTGGGGGGTATTTTTCTGTACCGAGTTCTGCAATTGTTTGACCAGCCCCAGGATGTCCAACGGGCGCGAGGTGTATTCAAGTACTCTATCTTGTACTTGCTGCTGCTGTCGCTGGGGATGGGGCTAGACCGCTGGTCGCCGGTACAAAGCTGGCAGCAGTGGCTGGTGCAAAAGGCGCTGACGTTTTGGGGATAG
- a CDS encoding COX15/CtaA family protein produces the protein MTTTGAPVQVRSVHPRVWVRRALWGLALATWGLMALGSATRVMEAGLACPDWPLCFGQVVPAQQMDLQVFLEWFHRLVAAIVGLGTLGLTVLTWRWRDQLPRWLPWGMTAALGLVVWQGVLGGLTVTELLRFDIVTAHLGTGLVFFSLLLSLGVALLEASAGSPPLPAYLPGLSLAAALAVYGQSLLGGLVASRWAAHQCLAGQELCQVFYAHLLGLLPAMGLTVAVGILAGRQSLASVRRLGQGVLALLVLQILVGWGTYRLRLQMEPLTVTHQAVGALLLGTLVVLTVWTQRLAVTLKLR, from the coding sequence ATGACGACCACAGGTGCGCCGGTGCAGGTCAGAAGCGTCCATCCCCGGGTGTGGGTGCGGCGAGCACTCTGGGGTTTGGCGCTGGCGACGTGGGGGTTGATGGCCTTGGGAAGTGCGACGCGGGTGATGGAAGCGGGTTTGGCCTGTCCCGATTGGCCCCTGTGTTTTGGGCAGGTGGTGCCGGCGCAACAGATGGACCTGCAGGTGTTTTTGGAGTGGTTTCACCGGCTGGTGGCGGCTATAGTGGGCTTGGGGACGCTGGGGTTAACGGTCTTGACCTGGCGATGGCGCGACCAATTGCCCCGTTGGTTGCCCTGGGGGATGACGGCGGCCTTGGGGTTGGTGGTCTGGCAAGGGGTACTCGGCGGCCTGACGGTGACGGAACTGCTCCGCTTTGACATCGTCACAGCGCACCTGGGGACGGGGTTGGTTTTTTTTAGTCTGTTGCTGAGTTTGGGGGTGGCGTTGCTGGAGGCGTCTGCAGGGTCGCCACCTTTGCCGGCCTACTTACCTGGGTTGTCCCTGGCGGCGGCGCTGGCGGTCTATGGCCAAAGCCTGCTGGGGGGTTTGGTGGCTTCCCGCTGGGCGGCCCACCAATGTCTGGCCGGTCAAGAATTGTGCCAGGTGTTCTATGCCCATTTGCTGGGACTGCTGCCGGCTATGGGTTTGACGGTGGCGGTGGGCATCTTGGCTGGGCGACAGTCTTTGGCGTCGGTGCGACGGCTGGGGCAAGGGGTGCTGGCGCTGCTGGTGTTGCAAATCCTGGTGGGTTGGGGAACGTACCGGTTGCGGTTGCAAATGGAACCGTTGACGGTCACGCACCAGGCGGTGGGGGCCTTGCTGTTGGGAACGTTGGTGGTTTTGACGGTCTGGACCCAACGCCTGGCGGTCACCCTGAAACTGCGTTAG
- a CDS encoding YebC/PmpR family DNA-binding transcriptional regulator, with the protein MAGHSKWANIKRQKARVDALKGQTFAKLSREIIVAARLGLPDPAGNFRLRTAIAKAKAAGMSQENIERAIAKGAGRLGPDTENLESVRYEGYAPGGVAVLIEALTDNRNRTAGEIRAAFNKHGGNLGETGCVGWMFTQVGWIPVTGITTEEDLLAVALEVGATSYEWDAQTPALVTAPEDLDRVAAAVQAKGYGVEGATTRWQPTTTVTITDPDQARKVLRLLDVLEDLDDVQSVTANFEMDDALLGATMGL; encoded by the coding sequence ATGGCCGGGCACAGCAAGTGGGCCAACATCAAGCGGCAAAAGGCGCGGGTGGATGCCCTCAAAGGCCAAACCTTTGCTAAGCTTTCCCGGGAGATCATCGTGGCAGCGCGCCTGGGACTCCCGGACCCTGCGGGCAATTTTCGGTTGCGCACGGCGATTGCTAAAGCCAAAGCCGCCGGCATGTCCCAGGAAAACATTGAGCGGGCCATTGCTAAGGGTGCCGGTCGCCTGGGTCCCGATACGGAAAACCTGGAATCCGTGCGCTACGAAGGCTATGCCCCCGGTGGTGTGGCCGTTTTGATTGAAGCCCTGACCGACAACCGCAACCGGACAGCCGGCGAAATCCGGGCGGCCTTTAACAAGCACGGCGGCAATTTGGGGGAAACTGGCTGCGTCGGCTGGATGTTTACCCAGGTGGGCTGGATTCCCGTGACCGGCATCACCACAGAAGAAGACCTGCTGGCTGTAGCGTTAGAGGTAGGGGCTACCAGCTACGAGTGGGACGCTCAGACCCCAGCCCTGGTGACGGCGCCTGAGGACCTGGACCGGGTCGCAGCAGCAGTCCAAGCCAAGGGTTATGGCGTTGAGGGGGCGACGACCCGCTGGCAGCCCACCACGACGGTGACCATCACCGACCCAGACCAAGCCCGCAAAGTTCTGCGCCTGCTCGATGTACTGGAGGATTTGGACGATGTACAGAGTGTGACGGCCAATTTTGAAATGGACGACGCCCTACTGGGGGCCACGATGGGACTTTGA
- a CDS encoding pentapeptide repeat-containing protein has translation MKWTTPYWGPRWDFEPAMDANALLARYADGERDFRQVNLSGADLSLAILRDINLSCAKLAGTSLNQANLTRADMSRAILREADLSRTILREANLMSAKLVGAYLHQVDLQEANLSKAKLTEADLVGANLRGAKLVGANLSRAVLIEADLSGADLSGADLTGANLNDARLVGTNLARADLTRAALRNSDLSQANFFEADLSRAVLTGAKLVRAGLSDAILSEANLGNADLTEAQCINADLGRTNLRGANLTGANLGGAILERVDLGHADLTRADLTGADLSGVDLRRTNLTGAQLRGARLCRSNLEQATLQDADLTAADLTDARLIRAGMQRVQLAQSNLTGVDLTGAILTEADLRGAVLVGAILNQADLTNAKLVAADLTGASLYEVLVQGADLTQACLADAYLEATNLAGALLTETVLPG, from the coding sequence TTGAAATGGACGACGCCCTACTGGGGGCCACGATGGGACTTTGAACCGGCCATGGATGCCAACGCCTTACTTGCTCGCTATGCCGATGGGGAACGGGATTTCCGCCAGGTCAATCTGAGCGGCGCCGATTTATCGCTGGCCATCCTGCGAGACATCAACTTAAGTTGCGCCAAGTTAGCCGGCACTAGCCTCAATCAGGCCAATTTAACCCGCGCCGATATGAGCCGGGCCATTCTCCGGGAAGCGGATTTGAGCCGAACGATTCTCCGGGAAGCCAACTTGATGTCGGCCAAGCTGGTGGGGGCCTATTTACACCAGGTGGACCTGCAGGAGGCCAATTTGAGCAAGGCCAAGCTCACGGAAGCGGATTTGGTGGGGGCCAATTTGCGGGGGGCCAAGCTGGTGGGGGCCAATCTCAGTCGGGCAGTGCTTATCGAAGCGGACCTGAGCGGTGCCGATTTGAGTGGAGCAGATTTAACCGGCGCTAATTTAAACGATGCCCGGTTGGTGGGGACGAATCTGGCGCGGGCGGATTTGACCCGGGCGGCCTTGCGCAACAGTGACCTGAGCCAGGCCAATTTTTTTGAAGCGGATTTAAGCCGGGCCGTTTTGACCGGTGCCAAGTTGGTGCGGGCGGGATTGAGTGACGCCATCTTGAGCGAAGCCAACCTAGGCAACGCTGACCTGACCGAAGCCCAGTGTATCAATGCTGACTTAGGCCGGACCAATTTGCGGGGGGCCAACCTAACCGGTGCCAACTTAGGCGGAGCCATCCTGGAGCGGGTGGATTTGGGCCATGCCGATTTGACGAGGGCGGATTTGACCGGGGCGGACTTGAGCGGAGTAGATTTACGTCGCACCAATCTCACGGGTGCCCAACTGCGGGGGGCCAGGCTTTGCCGGAGCAATTTAGAGCAGGCCACGCTTCAGGATGCCGACCTCACCGCCGCCGATTTAACCGATGCGCGCCTGATACGGGCAGGGATGCAGAGAGTGCAGCTGGCCCAGAGCAATCTAACGGGGGTAGATTTAACCGGCGCGATTTTGACCGAGGCTGACCTAAGGGGGGCTGTTTTGGTAGGGGCGATTCTCAATCAGGCGGATTTGACCAACGCCAAGTTAGTAGCGGCCGACTTGACGGGGGCGTCTTTGTATGAGGTGCTGGTGCAGGGCGCCGATTTGACCCAGGCTTGTCTGGCCGATGCCTATCTGGAGGCTACTAACCTGGCGGGGGCTTTGTTGACGGAAACAGTGCTACCGGGTTAA